The Halotia branconii CENA392 region ACTGACCACTGGCTACTGACACAAAATCCCAATTTTGAAAACCTGATACTGACTATGAAATCAATTATGGTAGTGGGAACAACATCCCACGCAGGGAAATCACTGATAACTACAGCTATTTGTCGAATCTTGTCACGGCGTGGTTGGCGGGTGGCTCCCTTTAAAGGTCAAAATATGGCTTTAAATGCTTATGTTACTGCTAATGGGGGAGAAATGGGCTATGCTCAGGCAGTACAAGCTTGGGCCGCAGGAGTCGTTCCTTGGGTAGAAATGAATCCAATTTTACTCAAACCCCAAGGAGACATGACCTCTCAAGTAATTATCAAAGGTAGGCCTGTAGGCAAAGTTAATGCCGCAGATTACTACGAGCAATATTTTGAGATGGGTTGGCGGACAATTGAAGAATCGCTACAGCATTTAAGTACAGAATTTGACTTGCTGGTTTGTGAAGGCGCTGGTAGTCCAGCAGAGATTAACCTCAAGCACCGCGACTTGACAAACATGCGAGTGGCAAAGTATTTAAATGCACCAACTATATTAGTAGTTGATATTGACAGGGGTGGCGCTTTTGCCCATGTAGTTGGCACTTTGGAGTTACTAGAACCAGACGAACGTCAACTGATTAAAGGCATTGTAATTAATAAGTTTCGAGGACAGCGATCGCTCTTGGAACCAGGCATAAAATGGCTAGAAGACCGTATTGGTATTCCTGTTGTAGGTGTAATCCCTTATTTCCAAGAAACATTCTCCGCAGAAGACTCCCTTGATTTATTGGAACGTAACTCACTCAAAACTCAAGCTGACCTGAATATCGCCGTCATCCGCTTACCGAGAATTGCTAACTTTACCGACTTTGATCCACTAGAATCAGAACCTACAGTTTCTGTGAAATATCTAAGTCCCAAGCAAGATTTAGGACACCCCGATGCAGTAATTATTCCAGGTACAAAAACCACAGTTGCTGATTTGTTATTACTACAAAGAAGTGGTATGGCCGAAGCAATACAAAATTATGCCGCCTCTGGTGGCACGGTTTTAGGTATTTGTGGCGGCTACCAAATGCTGGGACAAATGATCGCTGATCCAGAGGGAGTCGAGGGACAAGCAGGTAGATTTCAAGGATTGAATCTTTTACCAATTAGAACTGTGATTACAGGACAAAAAATTGCTCGTCAGCGCCAAGTTACCTCAAATTATCCACAGATGGGTTTGCCAGTCAATGGTTTTGAAATTCATCAAGGGCGATCGCGCGTAGAACAGCAAGGTGATAGCAAAGCTTTTCAATCCTTATTTGATGATGTTAACTTAGGCTTGGTGGATAGCTGTCAATCAGTTTGGGGTAGTTATTTGCACGGACTGTTTGATAATGGCCCTTGGCGACGCGCTTGGTTAAATCGCTTGCGTCAACAGCGGGGTTTAAAATCTTTGCCGACTGGTGTTGCTAACTATCGGGAACAGCGAGAGCAAATTTTAGACTCCCTCGCCACCGAAGTTGAAAACTATTTAGATTTAACACCCTTTTTGCCTTAGTAAAACATTTCATTAACTTCTAGCAAATTAAAGTTTGCATAAATCTGTATGCCTTTGCGCTGACTATGCATTTAACAACGCTACAATTTTACGCAAAGCTGTACTTAGCTAGGCAAATTATTTCATGAATGTTCGCGTCCGCTTTTTGCCAGATGATGTCACCGTTGATGCCAAAGTGGGAGAAGCCCTGTTAGAAGTAGCAGATCGAGCTGGAGTGTTTATTCCTACAGGCTGTCTCATGGGATCTTGTCATGCTTGTACTGTGGAACTTGAAGACGGTGATGTCATCCGCGCTTGCATAACAGCAGTACCACCCCAAAAAGAATTGACAATAAATCTTTTTAGTGATCCAACTTGGTAATTTTTCAATAGACACACTTTTGAGAATGGCGATCGCACCTTTGAGAAAAATCAATGCCCAAGAAAATCCGGGAGTTGAAGCAAATGCTTCGCCAAAGTGGTTTTACAGAACTCCCAGGCAAAGGAAGTCATACTAACGAGGAAGTCGAAGGGAAAAAACAGGATAAGTAATCTTAAATACCAGATGGTTATTCAATGGTCAGAAGAAGACAATTGCTTCTTGGTAGGCTTCCCAGATTTTCCCGGACAACGCTGGCGAACTCATGGGGATACTTACGAATTGGCAGTAACTAACGGCATTGAAGCTTTAGAATCTTTAATTATTGCTTATGAAGCTGCGGGCGATGCACTTCCAGAGCCAACAGTGTGTAACGCCGCATAGTTTCAGTTTTTTTATGTCTAATAGCTAAGATAGTTAAACAACTGCCTTAGCTATTAGATTTAACATTCAAAGCGTATTCTTTAAACCTTTCCAAATCAGCCATCAAAGTCGATTCCACCACCCGTCCTAAAAACAAGTTATCCATGAGTTTGCCCAGAAACCCAGGGATAGCATAAGAAATAGTCATTTTGACAATACTACTACCGTGGCGATCATAAAAGCGAATCGCTCCTTGATTCGGCAACCCATCAATCGATTCCCATTGAATAATTTGATTAGGAATAACTTTGAGGATGCGAGATTTCCAAGTAAAATCCCAACCGCCAGTACTAAGTTTCCAAAGAGAAATTTCTGGATTATCTGGTGGAATCTTCACTGAATCAATCCACTTCATCCAGCGGGGCATTTGCTCCAAGTCAGACCAGAGGCTCCATACTAACTCTATAGGAGCTTCTACTTCTACCTGCACACTATGCTCTAACCAGTCTGCCATTTTATTTTAGATTTGAGATTGTATGGATCAAAGATCGCATAAATACTACTGTTTAACATTCTCTAAGATGACTTTTGCTGCACGCCGTCCTGAAATTGTTGCTCCTTCCATGCTATCAATGTAGTCTTGCTGAGTATAACTACCTGCTAGAAAGAAATTAGGCAGTGGCGTTTTTTGGTTAGGACGGTATATATCCATTCCCGGTGCTTCCCGGTAGAGAGACTGAGCTAATTTCACCACGTTGTACCAAGTCATATTCAGTTCCCGCGACGAGGGAAACAGTTCATGCACTTGCTTAAGGACATGCTGGGCGATCGCTTCATTGCTTTGTTTAATAAATGGATCTCCTGGTGTCAATACCAGTTGCAACAAAGATCCTTGTCCTTGGCGATAAAAATCACTAGGGCTAGTCAAAGCCAGATCGGCAAAACAAGAGAAGTCCGCATCAGCTGTATATAGCAAATTATCTATTCCTACAGCCTGATTTAATTGTTTGCGTTTCTCTGCATCTTGCAGTTCTGTCACCCAACCATCAAATCTCAGCTGTACTGTGGCCACTGGAACTGCATCCAGCTTGTAAATATTGTCAAATTCTGACCACTTGCGCCATTCTTGCGGTAAAATGCGCTGTATTCCTGGGACATCACAGGCACAGACGTAAGCATCAGCAGTGATAATTTCTGTTGCATCACCTTTGGCCACTGCTAAACCAGTCACGCGCGTTTGCTCATCTGAATCTGTAAACTGAATTTCTCGCACTTGCCGACGGGTGTAAATTTTAGTGTCCCGTGCTTCCAAATATTCCAAGATGGGCTGATGTAAATATTCATTGGGGGAGCCTTCCAGCATCCGCAGTATGGAAGCTTCAGTTCTAACTGCAAATAACTGGAAGATTGTTAGCATACAACGGGCAGACATATTGTTGCAATCAATAAACCCTAAGGCATAAGCAATGGGGTTCCACATCCGTTTGATGCTACCTTCACTACCACCATGACTGCGGAACCAATCGGCAAAGCTAATTTTATCTAAATCGCGGATGGTTCTCATTGCGCCATTGAAGTCTACCAACCCTCGAACTATGGGGCTAGTACCCAAGGCGATCGCATTTTGGATTTTATCTTGTAAAGAAAGTTGAGAAGTAGTAAAAAATGCCTTTAAGCCGTTAAAAGGCGCTCCTGTGAAGAAGCGGAAATCTAAAGCACCAGTGCGCCCCCCTTTGTTGATAAAGGTGTGGGTATGTTCCTTAAGGCGTAAATTTGACAATGCCCCCACTTTATCCATCAAGTCAAACAGTTGGTAGTAGCACCCAAAAAATACGTGCAACCCCATTTCAACGTGGTTGCCATCTCCATCAATCCAACTGCCGACTTTACCACCTACAAATGGACGGGATTCAAAGATCTGAACTTCACAGCCAGCATCAGCTAAATCTACAGCGGTTGCTAGTCCAGCTAATCCCGCCCCCATAATTGCAACACGCATTCCGTCTTTCCTTTTCAGTTTCTTTACAGATTGTAACTGGGTTAGTGTCGGAATTTGCTACTGATTATCAAGTATACCAATATTGTAGGCAAATGTTCAAAAGTGGTATGTTTTATGGTAATAAATTTGCTTTTATATCTCCTTGCAATTCTGATGACTGAATAGGCTAATGACTAACAAATTTGTACTTTGATATACAAAGTTTAGTCAGTAAAGGTAGACTAAAAAAACATATTTTTAGTATTTCTTAGTTGCAAAAGCCATAATCTGAAATGCTGTACAAACACCTTCTTATCTATCTCCTTCTTTATTGTCATCTGATACAGGTAATCCTCTAATTAGTTCGCGAATTACATCAGTTGCAGGTCTACCTGTTTGCTGGCAGTATTTATCCAGTTTTTCTGCTTCCTGTGTTGCTAAATTCACAGTTATACGTTTTACGGCCCATTTTTTGTTAGTCATTATCATGCTATCTGCTGTATATCAACACCATCAAAAAACAATTAACTCAACATTAAGACGATAAGATTATCAGAGTTCGTGTCAAAAACACAAGTAATGAGACTGATACTAAAGATGCCTAATTTGTCAAATTGTTCATCATTTTTCCAGGAAATACAAGAAAGGGATTGCTGTTGTAATAGGAAAAATATTTAACTTTTGGTAATTAAAGATATCGACCTCCATATTGTGACTATATAAAGTCTGTTAATAAAATTCTCTAGAAATACAAAAATAGTCTTATCTTGTTCATCTTGTTCATCTAGCTAATATATGCAACTGAAAATTTTAGAAGATCATAAGTTGACAGTATGAGGTTAAAGTTTAGTGATTTGTTTTTGCATCTGTAATATTTACCGAGTGCATAAATGAGTAACAGCTTGTTTATGTAGATTGCAACAGGTATTTGTTTAATTTAGATCACTTTCATCTACTAGCATTGTGATCAAATGTGCTGCTACTAATCTTAGTAATCAAATTTCTATATTGATTGTTTTTGACATATTGTTATGAAAGATAAGATTGTTTTCTTTGAGAAACGCTATAAAATTTAAAATTCAAAGTAAATTTGTTGTTTTTTCAAGGTGATTCACTAAGAATTTTTCTAAGTAGTGTTTCTCTCATTTCTGAACAAAGATCTTACTTTGTCTAGAATTAGTAGACTAAAAATTAGCCAAAAATGATTTTCATAAGTCTCCTGTTATAGTTTTTTTAAGGAATCTTCGGTCTAAATTTTCCTGCGTAAAGCCATTATAGCCACGATTTACAGGCTTTAATTAATCTTTATCTAAAGACTAATTTTATGTAATATTTTTCTTTATAAGAAAAACATGAAGAATCAAGTTGTTTATCTAAAGTTTTTGTTAATATTGTTGAAAGACAAAAAGATAAATACTGAAAAAAGGTAATATATTACAGTTAGTTAAACAGCAATAAAGATCAATAGTTATTTGCCAGTTTTTTATGAGGTATTTTATTATTTTTAATTGGTTTAGTTTAACCAAAAATTATAAGTCAATTCTAGAAATATACTTACTTCATGAATTTTCAGTAAATTAATTGTGTTACAAAAGCAATGCATAGACATGAACAAAATTGTCTATGCAGATGGTGATAAGTAGGTCGATGTCAACACTGATCGGTTGGGATAGAGCAGGGTGCAGCACTTCAGCTTACTTCAACTATGGTTCCTGAACAAAGTCGAAGGACGCTCAGTACAAGTCGCTCAGTGACTAAGAGCAGGGGAAAAAGAGTTTGAGCCTTATTTACTTTTATTCACATAGTTTGATTTTATTTCACCGACTTACGTACTGAAAGACTACTTGGTTTGAGTAAAGTTTTATGCTAATTAAATTTGAGGCATGAGTTGGAGAGTACCAATACCTAAGTCTTTGGGTGAAAGCGATCGCGTTTCAAACAGAGCCATCATATCTCGTGGTTGGGGATTTCCCCGGGAAGCTCCCGTTAGTCCTTTAGCTATAATCAAGCCACAATATCCTTTGGTATTTTTACACCGCCGATTCCATTTTTTGCGGGCTTCTATATGAATTGGATCGTCATCTAAAAATTCGCCGAACAGAAACAACTCGTCATTTTGAGTTTGCAATAAACCGAGATCGTAGCGATCGCCGTCAAAAGGGTTAGCACCTGGATTAAAGCAAATTGCTTTGAGTCCGCCAGCTGCTTGAATATTTTCAATTACAGTTTTAGCCTTAGGACGAGAAGTTTGAATTAAAATTACCGGTAGTCCGTCACCTGCTTGTTTGATTTCACAAACTTGATGAGATGAAATTCCTTTACGCAAGGACTCCAGCATTTCCCAAGTGACTACTCCCAAACTAAGAAAAGAGTCTTCTGGTATCAAATCATCGCGCAAGGAACGGAATGTCAAAGAGACATCCTCCCCAAATTCTGGCTCTTGAATCCCAAAACCTGCCATTTCTTCTAATTCTGCTGCCAGTTGTGGCATTGTCGAGACAGTTACAGACACTGATTTAGTGACTTCATGTAATTCAGGAGAAGAAATGCGATAGCGGCGGCTCAGACTAGGGAATGCTTCTTTGTAAAGCTGGCGACGATGATCGCGGATAAAACGGCAAAGACTTTCTAAAGCGACAAAGACAACCAGCGCCTCTTCATCATACAAAACAGACCTTAGTCCCTCTAAAGGATGGATATTGCCAAAGGTTGGCTCAATTTCTGCTAAAGGTAAATCTGCTAAATCATTGGTTTCATCTTCATCCTCATCGGCATCATCCGCATGTTCAAAAGTCAAAAATAGGCAATCTTGTTTGAGAAAAGCTTCTTCTAAACGTTCTTGAGATTCGTCATCTTGTAAAACTGCTGCTCGAAACCGCTTGAGAGAATCTTCTGAGCGATAAAACAAAATTCCATGCTCCATCCCCAGCATTCCCATCACCGAAGCATAAAGTGTACTAACATCCCACTTATTGATCTCTATTGACAAGATTTGATGTTCTTCCAAAAATTCCCAAGGAGCAGCTTGCCAAATAGCGAATGCTTTATCTTGCAAGACTTGCGCGTATTGTGGAGGTAAATCGGGAATTTGGCTATCGAGAATTTCGGCAAATCCGCGAAACAGTTCATCAATTAAAGGTAGTTCTGGTGCGTAGTCAATAACGATGTCCAAATCTTGCAGCACGCCACGCAGATAAAATTGAATCTCCCGATCTTTGACTACAATTTTTTGGGGTCTAGCGGGTTTGGCTGGACTGTGGGGATGTTCCATTGCTCGCATTAAGGTACGAACAATTGCTTCTGGGCCTGTTTCTGGAGCTACCACGTCCATTCCCCGAACAATACCCTGCGAACCATCCACCCAAAGAATACATTCGCCCTTTGCCTCTAAATCTGAATGCAACGTTTGTGACGACGACATTGGACGGCGATCGCCCTCCCATACAGAAGGAATTTGAGTTAGTTTTTTCAACCGACGACTGGTAGAGCGATTAAAACTTGTCATAGAGTAAGTTAATCAAAAGAAGCTATTTGGAAATAGAGTTTTGGAAATGACTAGCCTTGGATGTAATCTTCTTGGCTGCATCTGAAGAGTAGTTGCGACTCAGGCTTCTACAAGGCCGGAACTCTAAGAATACCGAATCTCTAAATACACCGAGTTTCTCAATTCTAGAATAAAAACCTTGGCCTGCTTTGAAGCAAGTGTTTACAATTTGGCAATTAGCAACATCAATTATCGCTAGAATGGATGTAAAAACCCCAAGAATACTTATTAGCATTCAGCCTAGATCCGGTAATCGTTAGACAACTTAAGGAGTTTAAAAAGCAAATGACACAAGTAACTCAGTCTCAACAACGCGGCATTCAGTTGAGCGAAGCAGCTTTAGGTCAAGTAAAATTCCTCCGGGACAAGCAAGGTACAGACTTATGTTTACGGGTAGGAGTTAGACAAGGTGGCTGTTCGGGGATGTCTTACATGATGGACTTTGAAGATGCCAGCAAGATCACCCCTGAAGATGAAGTTTTTGACTATGATGGCTTCAAAATTGTGAGCGATCGCAAAAGCTTACTCTATCTCTATGGCTTAATGCTTGATTATAACGATGCTATGATTGGCGGCGGCTTCCAGTTCACTAATCCCAATGCGTCTCAAACCTGCGGTTGTGGTAAGTCATTTGGAGTGTAATATTGTCAGTTGTTGGTTGTCAGTTGTCAGTTGCTATTGACTCTTCGGGTACTTTTCTTTTGTCAAAGATGCTACACGAACATAGCGCTGTCTCAGCACTGATTACCGACTAGTGACTACATAATGTATTTTTTATGACTCAAACAATTGAATCCCTGTTTGATACAGGTTTAGAACGCTATAAAGCTGGTGAATCAGCGGATTCTCTAATCCCTGTATTTAAGGAAGTTTGCGATCGCGCTCCTAAAACTAGTTCAGCTTGGATTTGTTTAGCTTGGTTGTATTTGCTTGATGACAAATCCAACTTGGCTTATAAAGCTGCACAGAAAGCAGTCAAGTTAAGTCCTCAAGATCCACAAGCCAGAATTAATTTAGCTGTAGCTATGTTGGAAACAGGACAGAAAGGGTTGCGGCAACACATTGATTTTGTCAAACAGTTAATTTTTGTTAACCCAGAATGGCGAGATGAAATCGTCAATAGTATTGAAGACGGTTTAAGTAGAAAACCAGATTGGCAGAGTTTGGCAAAAGTCAAAAGCTGGCTATTTGAAGAGTAAGAATTAAATCAGTTACCAGTTATCACTGTTCACTGATTCAGTCGAGGACTTCAATCCAAAATAAATACATCAATGTTTACTGCGATGCACTGAGTTTCGACACTTCGACTTACTTCGACTGCGCCCTTCTCCTGTCAAAGACGCTGCGCGTTAAGCCTAGCTATGCCGCAGGCTTTACGGCTACTTCGACTATGGTTCCTGAGCGACTTGCCTTGAGCGCAGTCGAAAGGAGTCGAAGGACGCTCAGCACAAGAAGTCAGTGCATCGCTTGCCGCGAAGCCGAGATTCCACTACCGCTTGTTGAAGTGTTCACTGTTAAACGCTAGGGTCTAGATACCAACAATTTATCTAATCAAAAAAGTCCCTAGCCCTTTTAACTCCCTAAACCCTAATTCCTAGTCTCTAGTCTCTAGTTCCTAATCCCTTATGAAAGATAAATTATTAAATTGGCTGAACTTAATTTTAGTCGCTGATGTATTCTTGGTTTTGTTAGGATTTGGCTGGTTAGTAGTTGCTGCGATCGGAGATGCTGCGGGAGTTAACTTGGGTCTAGATTTATGGCATCAACTGTGGCAACCTCTATTTAACCCTGCCATTGGCATTTTGATGGGGGGTGCTATTCTCAGTGGTCTTGTAAGTTGGGTTTCAAAAAAATTCCTGACTGATTAGATTAGTTATTCTTCGTCAGTAGTCAGCCTAAAAGTAGTAAAAACTGACTACTGTTAAAAAAATATTATTGAAGAATTTGTCTTAACGCTGGTTGTAAATTAGGATATTGATATTCAAAGCCACTTTCTAAGGTGCGTTTGGGAAGTACTTGCTGACCTTCTAAAACTACCATCGCTCCATCTCCCAACAAAGCTTCAAGGGCAAAAGCAGGTACGGGCAACCACGAGGGGCGATGTATCACTTGTCCTAGTGTTTGGCAAAAATCTGTCATGTGGACAGGGTTAGGTGCAGTGGCATTATATACACCTTCAGTTTCTGGTTTTGTTAAAGCTTGCAAAATCAAGCTTACTAAATCGTCAACGTGAATCCAAGAAAACCACTGCCTACCACTGCCAATTGGGCCACCGGCAAAGAGTTTAAAAGGCATAATCATTTTACCCAAAGCACCACCCTGTCCCAAAACAATACCGAAGCGCAGAATTACTAAGCGTACACCAGCATCTTTGACTTTTCTAGCTTCTGCTTCCCAAACTTGACAAACTTGAGCGAGAAAGTCGCTACCAGAGGAACTGCTTTCATCAAAAGTCGCAGTTTCACTAGTACCGTAGTAGCCAATGGCTGAAGCGTTAACCAACACAGTCGGCTGAGGATTGGCATTAGCTATTGCTTCAACTATTTTCTGCGTACCTAATTGACGGCTATTAAGGATTTTTTGTTTATGTTCTGGTGTCCACCGTTCCTCTGCGATCGGTTCTCCTGCTAAATTTACTACACTATCACAACCAGCGATGGCATCTTGCCAAGAACCAGATACAGTTGGTGTATAGGCAACTATTTCTACATTAGAGAAAGCTTCAGATGGAAAAACCTTTTGAGCATAAGTGGTGTTACGCGTTAACACTAGTACTCTATTACCCTCTTTGTGGAGCCGTGCTACCAAACGACTACCTACAAATCCTGTTGCTCCAGTAACTGCTATTTTCATAATGCACCTCCACCAATCCCTTATTTTAAGGTTTTTTATCAATTTTTTAACCAGCGTTGCTTCTTTATTTGGTATCGGTTATTGAGAAACTCTGGCCAATCTCTTTAATAAATCTGCCAATGACTTGCCGTTTAGATGCTTCGGTATTATAGGATGGACGGAGTGTTTTAAGGGGTGGGGCTATTATGGCTCGCTATACCTGTTCGTTTATTGTTTCTATTACTATTGACGATCTTCATCCATTACTTGTAGATCTTTTACAAGAATGTGATTTGGAGATTCAATACTACACAACCGATTACATTATGGCTCGTGAGATTCCTGGTAATGTTTCTTTCTCTAAGCTGGTTAAAGCGGAAGTACTGATTGATAAATCAACAGCTACTGAAACAGAAACCAGAATGAGTATTGTAATTAAAAACGAGGAACTACCACTCCAAGTTGATAATCACTGTCGGCAAATGTTTGAATTTATCAAGCAGACGATTGAAGAAAGTCGTCATTGGCATTTGATTGAAAGTCTGGCTGGGTAATAGTGATTTATGCCTGTAGTCACAGTATTGACTGTGGCTAGCTAAATTTACGGAAAACTCTATTACTCCCACGAATTACGCAAAATTATGAAAAAACTAACTACAAAAGACACGTAGACGCGCCAGCAGCTATTCTTACGATTTCTCCATAAGGAGTACCCGCACGGTAAGACACGAAGTAAAAAGGGTTTCACAGAGTTATTGTGTGACTACTAATTCCTTGTCCTAGCCGTAATTGATAATTAAATTTGGTATTTTTTTCAATCTTCTATATCCTCATCTTCGGTCATACCGGGGTTGATGAGGGTAATATCGTATTCGCTAGAATCCGTCTGTCCTGATCGCTGAGTATTTTTTAATAGATAATAAATGGCACGTACCTGAGGACCAAAAA contains the following coding sequences:
- the cobQ gene encoding cobyric acid synthase CobQ, producing the protein MKSIMVVGTTSHAGKSLITTAICRILSRRGWRVAPFKGQNMALNAYVTANGGEMGYAQAVQAWAAGVVPWVEMNPILLKPQGDMTSQVIIKGRPVGKVNAADYYEQYFEMGWRTIEESLQHLSTEFDLLVCEGAGSPAEINLKHRDLTNMRVAKYLNAPTILVVDIDRGGAFAHVVGTLELLEPDERQLIKGIVINKFRGQRSLLEPGIKWLEDRIGIPVVGVIPYFQETFSAEDSLDLLERNSLKTQADLNIAVIRLPRIANFTDFDPLESEPTVSVKYLSPKQDLGHPDAVIIPGTKTTVADLLLLQRSGMAEAIQNYAASGGTVLGICGGYQMLGQMIADPEGVEGQAGRFQGLNLLPIRTVITGQKIARQRQVTSNYPQMGLPVNGFEIHQGRSRVEQQGDSKAFQSLFDDVNLGLVDSCQSVWGSYLHGLFDNGPWRRAWLNRLRQQRGLKSLPTGVANYREQREQILDSLATEVENYLDLTPFLP
- a CDS encoding 2Fe-2S iron-sulfur cluster-binding protein, giving the protein MNVRVRFLPDDVTVDAKVGEALLEVADRAGVFIPTGCLMGSCHACTVELEDGDVIRACITAVPPQKELTINLFSDPTW
- a CDS encoding type II toxin-antitoxin system HicB family antitoxin, with the protein product MSNLKYQMVIQWSEEDNCFLVGFPDFPGQRWRTHGDTYELAVTNGIEALESLIIAYEAAGDALPEPTVCNAA
- a CDS encoding SRPBCC family protein, producing the protein MADWLEHSVQVEVEAPIELVWSLWSDLEQMPRWMKWIDSVKIPPDNPEISLWKLSTGGWDFTWKSRILKVIPNQIIQWESIDGLPNQGAIRFYDRHGSSIVKMTISYAIPGFLGKLMDNLFLGRVVESTLMADLERFKEYALNVKSNS
- the zds gene encoding 9,9'-di-cis-zeta-carotene desaturase, whose protein sequence is MRVAIMGAGLAGLATAVDLADAGCEVQIFESRPFVGGKVGSWIDGDGNHVEMGLHVFFGCYYQLFDLMDKVGALSNLRLKEHTHTFINKGGRTGALDFRFFTGAPFNGLKAFFTTSQLSLQDKIQNAIALGTSPIVRGLVDFNGAMRTIRDLDKISFADWFRSHGGSEGSIKRMWNPIAYALGFIDCNNMSARCMLTIFQLFAVRTEASILRMLEGSPNEYLHQPILEYLEARDTKIYTRRQVREIQFTDSDEQTRVTGLAVAKGDATEIITADAYVCACDVPGIQRILPQEWRKWSEFDNIYKLDAVPVATVQLRFDGWVTELQDAEKRKQLNQAVGIDNLLYTADADFSCFADLALTSPSDFYRQGQGSLLQLVLTPGDPFIKQSNEAIAQHVLKQVHELFPSSRELNMTWYNVVKLAQSLYREAPGMDIYRPNQKTPLPNFFLAGSYTQQDYIDSMEGATISGRRAAKVILENVKQ
- a CDS encoding CopG family transcriptional regulator, which gives rise to MIMTNKKWAVKRITVNLATQEAEKLDKYCQQTGRPATDVIRELIRGLPVSDDNKEGDR
- a CDS encoding DUF6930 domain-containing protein, encoding MTSFNRSTSRRLKKLTQIPSVWEGDRRPMSSSQTLHSDLEAKGECILWVDGSQGIVRGMDVVAPETGPEAIVRTLMRAMEHPHSPAKPARPQKIVVKDREIQFYLRGVLQDLDIVIDYAPELPLIDELFRGFAEILDSQIPDLPPQYAQVLQDKAFAIWQAAPWEFLEEHQILSIEINKWDVSTLYASVMGMLGMEHGILFYRSEDSLKRFRAAVLQDDESQERLEEAFLKQDCLFLTFEHADDADEDEDETNDLADLPLAEIEPTFGNIHPLEGLRSVLYDEEALVVFVALESLCRFIRDHRRQLYKEAFPSLSRRYRISSPELHEVTKSVSVTVSTMPQLAAELEEMAGFGIQEPEFGEDVSLTFRSLRDDLIPEDSFLSLGVVTWEMLESLRKGISSHQVCEIKQAGDGLPVILIQTSRPKAKTVIENIQAAGGLKAICFNPGANPFDGDRYDLGLLQTQNDELFLFGEFLDDDPIHIEARKKWNRRCKNTKGYCGLIIAKGLTGASRGNPQPRDMMALFETRSLSPKDLGIGTLQLMPQI
- a CDS encoding HesB/IscA family protein; this translates as MTQVTQSQQRGIQLSEAALGQVKFLRDKQGTDLCLRVGVRQGGCSGMSYMMDFEDASKITPEDEVFDYDGFKIVSDRKSLLYLYGLMLDYNDAMIGGGFQFTNPNASQTCGCGKSFGV
- a CDS encoding tetratricopeptide repeat protein, whose amino-acid sequence is MTQTIESLFDTGLERYKAGESADSLIPVFKEVCDRAPKTSSAWICLAWLYLLDDKSNLAYKAAQKAVKLSPQDPQARINLAVAMLETGQKGLRQHIDFVKQLIFVNPEWRDEIVNSIEDGLSRKPDWQSLAKVKSWLFEE
- the thyD gene encoding thylakoid membrane protein ThyD, giving the protein MKIAVTGATGFVGSRLVARLHKEGNRVLVLTRNTTYAQKVFPSEAFSNVEIVAYTPTVSGSWQDAIAGCDSVVNLAGEPIAEERWTPEHKQKILNSRQLGTQKIVEAIANANPQPTVLVNASAIGYYGTSETATFDESSSSGSDFLAQVCQVWEAEARKVKDAGVRLVILRFGIVLGQGGALGKMIMPFKLFAGGPIGSGRQWFSWIHVDDLVSLILQALTKPETEGVYNATAPNPVHMTDFCQTLGQVIHRPSWLPVPAFALEALLGDGAMVVLEGQQVLPKRTLESGFEYQYPNLQPALRQILQ